The Triticum aestivum cultivar Chinese Spring chromosome 5A, IWGSC CS RefSeq v2.1, whole genome shotgun sequence genomic sequence ATTTTATCAAAAATCAAATACACCATATATAAAAGGAGCGGAGGGAGTATGATGACATGACATAATGGGCAAGGCCATAGTCTTGTGTTGCCAGGGCCGTTTGGGCGAGAAGATTGATGGACACAATTATGTTATGGCCTAACAGTAGTGACAAATCTTTTACAAAAATCAATTGTTCTTCATCTGAAGCTCAGTGCAGCTATCGCTTGTGATTCTCAGGTAGAAAAGGAAGTAAACCTCTCCACAAAATCACAAGCAACACACGCTACTACGGCAAGGTTGGGCATGCGCATAGCAATTTCCTGAAAATTAACTGCCACTGGTTGGACCTCGACGGCACACATTTCTGACAAGACCTATCCATCAAACATTGCAACTGTGCATATCAAACACTTTGGAATGGTAAACCATAATTGTCGTAAAACTCAGTTCCGCCGTCGGTTTGGACACAACCCACGGCCGAGACAAAACCAACCGGAGGAGCGCTAGAAATGAAAGATGGGCCAGAGTTCTCACAGGACCATGTCTCTGGCATATACAGTAATAAGATGCCAATCAACCCTGAACCAACAAGGAACCCTTCACAACAACGAATGGCGTGACAAGATTACGACgactctttcttctcctccggctCCGCTTCCTTCTTCGCCTCGggttccttcttctcctctgcggCCTCTTCGAAGGTCTCTCCTGGGACGAGCTCTGGGACATCGTCATCATCGTCCTGGGCAGCACCGATGCTGGCGCCGCCAGCCTCACCACCAGGCATCTGCTTCTGGAACTGCTCCGCAAGCCTTCGCAGGTTGTCCAAGTTATCCGGGCCTGGCAAAAAGGAATTTCCTGTTGAGACATGGTGTAAACGCACTTGCTTGGTTGAGATGTTTTACTGTCTTTCGATTCAAGTATGGTGGTATTAACACAGTGAGCAAGACATTTCACCAGAACATAGGCAATTATTGGACTAGACTAATGTGAGAATGTGAAGGGGGACATACCCAGTTGGTTGATAATTGTCGGCAGTAAATCTTGCAGCTCTGTAAACAATAAAAGCCAAAAATGAAATTGCAGTTACATCAAGTCAAAAAATGTAGTGCTCAGTCACAAGGAACATATATGGTAATGAAGAATATATAGTATATAGTATGTAGCAAGGTGTACATCTTCAACCTCATGATATCATCATTAGTAAACTGTAACATTACTTTTGAAACATAATGAGACTACTAACTTTGATTTACAAAAGTCATGTACAGACAGTTAAAGTTGATAGCATATGCCATCTACATCATAATATTTATGTACCCATGAAACTTAAAGGTAGATGCACAACTAAAGATGAGATCACTGCCAAAGCAGCATATCTTAGAGATATTTATGTTGCTCCAGAGAAAGAAGGCTACTTAATGAAACAATTAAGCCATGAAGATTTTAAAGCAGGACTTACTTTTCGTCTGTGGTGTTCCACTGACTACCCATGTGTTTGCGGCAATTGATGCTTGCACTGCAGGAAATCAAGAAATACCAATGTTAGAATAGATGTGCAAGTGGATCCTTAATTCTGTAGACGAAATGGTACAAAATGTCATTTCACCTTTCGGGTTCTGAAATTGGATGACAACGTCATCCTTGAAAATGTTGACCTCTTCAATACCAGGAATGGTGTTCACTCCTACTCTCTTCAAGGTGCTTTGAAGCCTCTTGTCATCAGTGGTCGTGGTCTTGTGAACGGCCTTCTTCTTCCTGCCATCAGCGGAAAGCTTTTCAATAATAAGTATAGCAATAGGAGAAACGTTCATACTATTTTTATACTCTATAAGCTGATATGCATCCACTAAATGGCATTCACTGACAGACCAATACAGAAATGTAACACCAGTATGTTTGGATGATGATGTATGCTTTAGCTAGCATGCTTCAAATTTGGCATTTCTAAACAGGATATCAGCAATAATGGTTCACAGGGCACAAATTATTCATTCCGAGGAGACATTTTAGGGCTGAAACAATAGATTTACTACCGTGCTTCAAGCAGGAAACACTAGTGCTCACACCAAAACCAATATGGACGACAGTAATAACAAGTTTAACATCGGAGAAAGCACCTGCGCACGCTGCCCTTGCCCCCGGTGCGCACGGCACCGGCCATCTTCTTCAGCTTGTCGACATTCATCTGCACGACACACATGAGTTCTTGCGTTAATAACGGTACATGGGAGCAAAAAAAAGGGATCTCCCAGTACTCTTGGTCAAAGTTATAGTAAGTGTTGAGCCGTGGAAGCAGGGCCGGCGGCATGGGCAGCGTCCAGTCACTGACTACTCCGGCCGCGGAGCTGCAAGTTGCCAAATCTAGCAGCGGGCGATTCATCCTACCCTACCGACCCCGAATCAGCTTGAACGACAGAGCAGCCAGATCGAATCTCGCGCCGACCAGTCCGCCGGGCAAAATCCGACCTAAGCCAAGCACACCCGCGACGGCAGCAACCGGAACCACGACGCCAACCGGCGAATCCGCAGGCACGACAGATCGACGGCACCGTACAGTCCATCTCCGTCCATCTGCCCGCCCGCAGGCCACGCGATTAAACTAAAAGCTGCGGCAGCAGAGCGTAGCGCCGCAAGGGGGGCAGGAGATGGGCGCTGGGGGCATACCTTGGgcaggcgacgacggcggcggcggcggcggcagcgaggggaATGGGGGGGATTAGTGGGAGAGAAGATAGGGGTCGGGAGGCCAACCACTGCGAAAGGGGGCTTGCTTTCCTCTGCTCGGCTCGGTGTTAGGGTTTTATCACCCCAGGGGCCGATCCTGGCCGTCCGATCCCACGGGGGGGGTGAGCTCTGAGGTGAGGTGAGGTGAGGTCAATGATAAGGTAGTACGTATATGATGGAATTTTAGTGGGAAAACAAGGTATGGTTAAATTAACAAACACACCTTGTGGAGCAGGAGAAATGACGATATTATTTGTGAGAAGCGTTCTGATATCGTGATAATGTTCTCCTCTATGTTCTTGAAGTTCTATCAGATgcaatcttcttttacggtgtgtttgttgggatccgatgaattatgagtttatgatttgaATATCTATGATTAGTAATTGGAGTCTTTTCTAAACTACTTTATAAtgtatgattgttatagctttgtatttctctttgatctatccGTTTAGTTTCacaaactagattgatttatcttcagttggagaggtgctttgtgatgggttcaatcttgcagtgctctatcccagtgacagaaagggacaagacatgtatttgtattgttgccattaagggtaaaacgaggAGGTTTATTCATATTAGTTGAGTTTAATTTGTCTACGTCATGTtatattgcttaaggcgttactctgtttttattaatttaataccctagatgcatgctggatagcagccggtgggtggagtaatagtagtagatgcaggcaggagtcggtctactttgtctcggacatgatggccatatacatgaccattgccttgaatatcgtcataactatgcgcttttttatTAGTTGCACAATAGTAAtatgtttacccatcgtatgctatgtgttcgggagagaagtctctagtgaaaattatggccTGAGGTCTACTTTAATCACATATTAAATctgaaaataccttgctgcacttttattttgttttattttgctttgcAATTTAATTttttatctatcactatcagaattaatccttgcaagtaacgagatcAAGGGGACTTATAACCCTCTTGCCCGCggtgggtgcaagtatttgcttttgtctgcgtaggtgttgttcacgaggctttgtgtgattctcctactggattgataccttgattctcactGAGGGAAAATACTTACCTCTATTGGGTTGCATCtcatctcctcttcagggaaaatcacaacacagctcacaagtagaactgaccaattaaacatgtctatgttttactaatatcagcatcatatcatatTCGAATTTGTACAAGTAaacttgtttagcttgatgggtggagtagtgctattacgacacgaagcACATAGGCTGATcgtagtgatcataaaaggggaaatgataacccacaagtataggggaccgtaacagttttcgagggtagagtattcaacccaaatttatcgattcaaCATAAGGAGagtcaaagaatatttgcaagtattagcagttgagttgtcaattcaaccacacctggagattaatatctggggcaaagtgatcagtagcacagtaatatgatagatttgatagtagtgacagcagcaacagtaacggtaacaatgatagtaATAGCTTTGTAGCAGTGACAATAGtaacaacaacaatagtaacttagcaagatcattatgtaggaaaatcgtaggcattgggtcgacgatttgttggatgatattcaccatataacagtcataacctagggcgatacggcactagctccagttcataaatataatgtaggcatgtattccgtaaataatcaTATGTGCTTATAAAAAtaacttgcacgacatcttttgtcctaccctctcgtggcagcgggatcctattaAAAACTAAGgcatattaaagcctccttttaatagagaaccggaacaaagcattaacacacggtgaatacatgaactcctcaaactacggtcatcaccgggaagtgtctcgactattgtcactccggggttgccggatcataacacgtggtaggtgactataacttgcaagatcggatctagaacatagatataatggtgataacataaacggttcggaTCTAAAATCAtagcacccaggcccaaagtgacaagcattaagcatggcaaagtcgtagcaacatcaatcttagaatgtagtggatactggggatcaagccctaacaaaactaactcgattacatgatgaatctcatccaactcctcaccgaccagcgagcctacgaaggaattactcactctcgatggagagcatcatggaattggtgatgaaggagggttggtgatgacgaagatcgaagttccccctctccggagccccaaacggactccagatcctgTCTCCCGAttaagaacaggaggtgacggtggctccatctcatgaaacgcgataattcttcctACCTAATTTTTTTCTGGAAACATGTGATTTTGTAGCGTcgatttcagggtctgcggggccaccaggtggggacaacccacctaggtgcgcctagagggggggcgccctggtgggttgtgcacacctaggtgcccccctacggtggttcttggctccagaaattatctttattcatataaaaattcctcgcaaagtttcgttccaatccgagaacttttatttctgcacaaaaacaacaccatggtagttctgctgaaaacagcgtcagtccgggttggtttcattcaaatcatgcaaattagagtccaaaacaagaggaaatatgttagaaaaagtagatatgacggagacgtatcaactcccccaagcttaaacctttgcttgtcctcaagcaattcagttgataaactgaaagtgaaaaagaaaaacttttacgaactcttttgctcttgtttgcataaataagcttaaatagcatCCAGGTTTTCaaccaagattataactaaccatgtcaatattaactcttaaaaattatattaactcatatcaatgacataatcaagtagcgagcaataataagatatctcaaataacaacacgttgtcaaaacaaccatgatataatatgacaatagtggtatctcactagccctttctgagaccgcaaaacataaatgcagagcacctccaaagttcaagcagcgactaaacattgtaattcatggtagaaaagatctagtcatgatgcacccaacattagcaacacacaatgcataagcatgacaacatcgatatgaggagaataaggagtggaaagaccctaagcttggggatgcctaaggcaccccaaggtaatactcaaggaagactcaagcacctaagcttggggatgccccggaaggcatcccctctttcgccttcaaaactatcggtataccttactaagagctatatttttattcgtcacatgatatgtatttttcttggagcgtattttcaattttacttactgtttgaataaaatcattggatctgaaatcttgaatgaaaaagaatcctcccatggctagttaattatttgactactcagtgttcttcacttatatctttttggagtagtttgtcatttactcacgtgcttcacatatatcctatgagtaaatggttgaatgaattgaatatcataaatctgaatgtATATACAtttcatatgcttacaacatggggagtaatgacttcacacataataagtataggtagtaaacttattggaagttagcaaacgcagaattggtcacttgaacaattcatgaaagaatattgtcggaagagagatttcacatgtaaatatactatcttggacatcttttgcaattgtgagcactcatcaaaatatgacatgctaaaaggttgatgttggacaaggaagacaacttaatgggttatgttttcctatatccgaaatgttatattgtcttggatcatccaacatgttgagcttgtctttccctctcatgctagccaaactctttgcaccaagtagagatactacttgtgcttccaaacattccttaaaccagttttgtcattagagtccaccatacctacctatggattgagtaagatccttcaagtaagttgtcatcggtgcatgcaataaaaattgctctctaaatatgtatgatctattagtgcgaagaaaataatcATTAAACGAACTTGTGAtaaggaagaaataaaagcgacagactgcataataaaggtctttatcacaagcggcaatataaagtgatgttcttttgcattaaggttttgtgcatccgaccataaaagtgcatgacaacctctgcttccctctgcgaagggcctatcttttacttttattttctacccttatacaagagtcatggtgatcatcacctttccctttctacactttttcctttggcaagcactttgtgttggagcgatccggatacacttggatgtaggttttcataaattattattgttgacattacccttgaggtaaaaggttgggaggcgaaactataagcccctatctttctttgtgtccgattaaaactttgaacccataaatatcacatgaatgttagaaattgtgaaagattaaatgatagttgagtatgtggagtttgctgaatcaaagatCTTACATATACCCttctaaaaataagatgaattgcaattgtttgatgactaagagcacgattttttagttttcaagaaaatttatgatctatactttaacatgtgaatagcttgttacttgatcatgagaagttttatgagttgagctactgttatgatatataatgatgctataaaaagtgattgaaactatcattgatcaaacttaagcacttgctagcattcacacttcataaattatttcttttatcatttaactactcgaggacgagcaagaattaagcttggggatgctgatacgtctccaatgtatctataatttatgaagtattcatgccatgtttacaatagttttatatgattttggtatgatttgattagaactaacccggactgacactgttttcagcagaactaccatggt encodes the following:
- the LOC123106169 gene encoding basic transcription factor 3 is translated as MNVDKLKKMAGAVRTGGKGSVRRKKKAVHKTTTTDDKRLQSTLKRVGVNTIPGIEEVNIFKDDVVIQFQNPKVQASIAANTWVVSGTPQTKKLQDLLPTIINQLGPDNLDNLRRLAEQFQKQMPGGEAGGASIGAAQDDDDDVPELVPGETFEEAAEEKKEPEAKKEAEPEEKKESS